A genomic segment from Carassius auratus strain Wakin chromosome 25, ASM336829v1, whole genome shotgun sequence encodes:
- the LOC113043630 gene encoding LOW QUALITY PROTEIN: retinoblastoma-like protein 2 (The sequence of the model RefSeq protein was modified relative to this genomic sequence to represent the inferred CDS: inserted 2 bases in 1 codon), producing MQSVGRLHTVLTGFKYRPSIRLRDIFRSCVRDPSESITARLKEMSEIFLKNYEVTGKDYKTLARDVAVKYFYLAEALYYKSLEVIINQEKKRLGDMDLSGILEQDVFHRSLIVCCLEIVIFSYRPPGEFPRVLQIFDLPAYHFYKVIEVLVRTEEGLFREVVKYLNHVEEQVLESLAWKGNSPLWESIREAKNCIPACQEVMPPQHLEDSSGSTTHTPNKSEFSRNITGAGKGVSPSPISLDDRYSSPPSGTACRRLFVDGNSTSESAKPKKVAQPSLVSPIPAGQTVVTMATATVTANNGQTVTIPVQGIANESGGITFIPVQVSVMGQSGGALPTLSTQTTQQLTETPAGTVLPDRKSPHQGTPTKQAQKTGSLCLFFRKVYHLASVRLRDLCAKLDISADLRRKIWTCFEYSLVHCTDLMMDRHLDQLLMCAIYVMTKVTKEDKSFQKIMKCYRTQPQASSSVYRSVLISGRKRRYSGNSEKSRRQFSHTEGGQEQASGESSPVSMSSSSTLLIPQPSSAPSTPTQEQEEERGDLIRFYNQVYIKQIKQFALCYSSNSLKNGAEAPPLCPYPCLRIGSPRRVLLSHNHSIYISPHKTGSPITPRDKIFYYVSSSPSNRLREINSMIRTGETPTKKRSIALKEEQQSPAKRLCQENXRRLQDVSNNRSSSH from the exons ATGCAGAGTGTGGGCCGTTTGCACACTGTGCTGACAGGATTCAAATACAGACCCAGCATTAGACTCAGAGACATATTCAG ATCATGTGTAAGAGACCCCAGTGAGTCCATAACAGCCAGACTGAAGGAGATGTCCGAGATTTTTCTTAAGAATTATGAAGTAACAGGAAAAGATTACAAGACTCTGGCGAGAG ATGTTGCAGTGAAGTATTTTTACTTGGCTGAGGCACTTTATTACAAATCACTGGAAGTGATCATCAACCAGGAGAAGAAACGACTTGGAGATATGGACCTGTCT GGCATTCTAGAGCAAGATGTGTTTCACCGGTCACTCATCGTCTGCTGCCTGGAGATCGTAATCTTCTCGTATCGACCACCAGGAGAGTTTCCCAGAGTGCTGCAAATCTTTGACCTCCCCGCTTATCACTTTTATAAG GTGATTGAGGTGTTGGTGAGGACGGAGGAGGGTCTTTTCCGGGAAGTAGTCAAATATCTAAACCATGTGGAGGAGCAGGTATTGGAATCTTTGGCGTGGAAAGGAAACTCCCCACTGTGGGAAAGCATCCGAGAGGCCAAGAACTGCATTCCTGCCTGCCAGGAG GTAATGCCTCCTCAACACCTGGAGGACAGTTCAGGAAGCACCACACACACTCCCAATAAAAGTGAGTTCAGCAGAAATATCACCGGAGCAGGAAAAG GTGTTTCTCCCTCCCCTATATCTCTCGATGACCGCTACAGCTCACCCCCTTCAGGCACGGCCTGTCGCCGCCTCTTTGTCGATGGAAATTCAACCTCTGAGTCTGCTAAACCAAAAAAAGTGGCTCAGCCGTCTCTGGTCAGCCCCATCCCAGCTGGACAGACTGtggtcaccatggcaacagctacTGTCACAGCAAACAATGGCCAGACGGTCACCATACCTGTTCAAG GAATAGCAAATGAGAGTGGTGGCATCACATTCATCCCAGTGCAGGTGAGCGTGATGGGTCAGAGTGGGGGGGCACTGCCAACGCTCAGCACCCAGACCACACAGCAGCTGACAGAAACACCCGCAGGCACAGTGCTTCCGGACAGGAAGAGCCCTCATCAGGGAACACCCACCAAACAAGCACAGAAGACCGGCTCCCTATGTCTGTTCTTCCGCAAG GTATATCACCTTGCTAGTGTGCGCCTTCGAGACTTATGTGCTAAACTGGACATCAGCGCAGACCTGCGCAGGAAAATCTGGACATGTTTTGAGTATTCACTAGTGCACTGCACCGATCTCATGATGGACCGACATCTGGACCAGCTCCTCATGTGTGCCATCTATGTCATGACTAag GTGACAAAAGAGGATAAGTCCTTTCAGAAGATCATGAAGTGCTACAGAACTCAACCTCAGGCCAGCAGCAGC GTGTACAGGAGTGTGCTGATCTCTGGAAGAAAGAGACGCTACTCAGGAAACAGTGAAAAAAGCCGCAGACAGTTCTCACACACAGAGGGAGGACAAGAACAAG CCAGCGGTGAGAGCAGTCCCGTGTCCATGAGCTCCAGCAGCACTCTGCTCATTCCCCAGCCCAGCAGTGCCCCATCCACCCCGACCCAAGAGCAGGAGGAGGAGAGGGGAGACCTCATCCGTTTCTATAACCAGGTCTACATCAAACAGATCAAACAGTTCGCTCTGTGTTACTCCAGCAACTCGCTAAAAAACGGG gctgAAGCTCCGCCCCTCTGTCCGTATCCGTGCCTCCGCATTGGCTCTCCACGCCGGGTGCTCCTGTCCCACAATCACTCCATCTACATCTCTCCACACAAGACCGGCAGCCCAATTACTCCTCGAGACAAGATCTTCTACTACGTCAGCTCCAGCCCATCCAAC CGGCTGCGAGAGATAAACAGCATGATCCGAACGGGCGAGACGCCCACCAAGAAGCGAAGTATCGCCCTGAAGGAAGAGCAGCAGTCTCCCGCCAAAAGGCTCTGCCAGGAGAA CAGACGCCTGCAGGATGTGTCCAACAACCGAAGCTCCTCCCACTGA